From the genome of Nomia melanderi isolate GNS246 chromosome 14, iyNomMela1, whole genome shotgun sequence, one region includes:
- the LOC116429068 gene encoding RNA-binding region-containing protein 3 isoform X1 — translation MSTETAHISDTLRILHLPQELSDDRRIELFKKYGAIKIHTLRLSKKYTVTYAKFPSQQAATEALLRLHQLNVRGQYLTVEYAKKSITTESTENEIPNDKVTKEEHKKDSTNKSNFQAFLQKLNSWTMNHVFTQPPPPNIYYKYSAPTKSTLIRIAIQLLKEPTFYTQVLHLMNRMNLPPPFEELETEFPMLKKVYDMKKYKDIFNSDTLFHRDNGKKVRLLLLLFCNNFTFIFITYNKIGSDEDAEEEESEIESNEEDNAMQHLEIVPVKRKRLQSTKRLKIPKFVNPAKQITSASSTQKIVKPEDMFESVQRAETKNLKIELKTVDTFLDTLNKEDNTTMKSDSDSGFGLMFPFPKNPETIEDENIEDTRQNVITSKELINNKISANDQRLLPVFKNYHPGKPSNRLYIKNLAKDVEEKDLDFIYQKYVIPHCKTEFQYNVRLMQKGRMKGQAFITLQNIEQAQLALDETNGYILKEKPMVVQFAKAAKC, via the exons atgtcaaCTGAAACAGCAcat ATATCTGATACCCTCAGAATTCTTCATTTACCCCAAGAGCTTTCTGATGATCGgcgaattgaattatttaagaaatatggtGCAATTAAAATACATACCTTAAGACTGTCTAAGAAATATACTGTAACTTATGCAAAGTTCCCATCTCAACAAGCAGCCACAGAAGCATTATTGCGTCTGCATCAGTTAAATGTTAGAGGACAATATTTAACAGTTGAATATGCGAAAAAATCCATAACTACTGAAAGcacagaaaatgaaattccaaaTGATAAAGTTACAAAAGAAGAACACAAAAAGGACTCTACAAATAAATCTAATTTTCAAGCTTTCTTACAGAAGTTAAATAGTTGGACGATGAATCATGTTTTTACACAACCACctccaccaaatatatattataaatattcagcaCCAACAAAGAGTACATTAATAAGAATAgctatacaattattaaaagaaccAACTTTTTATACACAG GTTTTACACTTAATGAATAGAATGAATTTGCCTCCTCCATTTGAAGAATTAGAGACAGAATTTCCTATGCTAAAAAAAGTCTatgatatgaaaaaatataaagatatatttaaTAGCGATACATTATTTCATAGAGACAATGGTAAGAAAGTAAGATTACTTTTACTTCTATTTTGTaacaattttacttttatttttattacttataataaaatAGGTTCTGATGAAGATGCTGAGGAAGAAGAGTCTGAAATAGAATCGAATGAGGAAGATAATGCAATGCAACATTTAGAAATTGTTCCTGTAAAAAGGAAACGTCTTCAGTCAAcaaaacgtttaaaaattccaaaatttgtTAATCCTGCTAAACAAATTACATCTGCAAGTTCTAcgcaaaagattgtaaaaccgGAAGATATGTTTGAATCGGTACAAAGAGCAGAAacaaaaaatctgaaaattgaattaaaaacagTAGATACATTTCTGGATACTTTAAATAAAGAAGATAATACTACTATGAAAAGTGATAGTGATAGTGGTTTTGGTTTAATGTTTCCATTTCCTAAAAATCCTGAAACCATTGAAGATGAAAACATTGAAGATACTCGACAAAATGTAATTACATCCAAagaactaataaataataaaatttcagctAATG ATCAAAGATTACTtccagtttttaaaaattatcatcCTGGAAAGCCATCAAATCGTTTGTATATAAAGAATCTTGCAAAAGATGTTGAAGAAAAGGATCTAGATTTTATCTATCAAAAATATGTGATACCTCACTGTAAAACAGAATTTCA GTACAATGTACGACTTATGCAGAAGGGTAGAATGAAGGGACAAGCGTTCATTACGTTACAAAATATAGAACAAGCACAATTAGCTCTTGATGAAACAAACGGTTATATTTTAAAAGAGAAACCAATGGTTGTGCAATTTGCTAAAGCAGCAAAATGTTAG
- the LOC116429067 gene encoding putative ATP-dependent RNA helicase DDX5 isoform X1 gives MFNRDREQSRGRRVVSGRGGNRGGGDNIRGSNMNRFGGRGRGISSSIRGGIKGKQPGGTLRKINWDVRSLEPLRKDFYVEHPAVRNRSKEEVYKFRENAEITVKGDDVPNPIQYFEEGNFPPYVLEVIHKQGYSQPTAIQAQGWPIALSGKDLVAIAQTGSGKTLGYVLPAIVHIIHQPRLGNGDGPIALILAPTRELAQQIQEVANSFGESAGVRNTCIFGGAPKGPQAHDLERGVEICIATPGRLIDFLERGTTNLRRCTYLVLDEADRMLDMGFEPQIKKIIEQIRPDRQVLMWSATWPKEVRALAEDFLTDYTHLNIGSLTLSANHNIIQIVDVCQEFEKDLKLYRLLQEIGNEKENKTIIFVETKRKVDDITRNIRRDGWQALSIHGDKNQQERDHVLQEFKSGRAPILVATDVAARGLDVDDVKYVINFDYPSSSEDYIHRIGRTGRRRQTGTAYAFFTSHNMKHAGDLIEVLKEAGQNINPRLTEMAELAKSGNYGSRSGKRFMGSDRNNGRRGNIDNRGRGGPSRGRGGSSGRGGSSYPSVSNSYSSDYGSYNNIKQNNSVIQSSGYGYSTQRSYGQNNLAQSYGGGDNYASTYQYRGVTY, from the exons AT GTTTAATCGAGATAGAGAACAAAGTAGAGGCCGAAGAGTAGTCAGTGGTCGCGGTGGTAATAGAGGAGGTGGTGATAATATCCGTGGAAGTAACATGAACAGATTCGGTGGACGTGGTAGAGGAATTAGTAGTAGTATTCGTGGTGGTATAAAAGGCAAACAGCCTGGTGGAACACTGAGGAAAATTAACTGGGATGTAAGATCTTTGGAACCTTTACGCAAAGATTTTTATGTGGAACATCCTGCAGTTAGAAATAG ATCGAAAgaagaagtatataaatttCGTGAAAATGCTGAAATAACTGTAAAAGGTGATGATGTTCCTAATCCGATTCAATATTTTGAAGAAGGGAACTTCCCTCCTTATGTATTAGAAGTGATACATAAACAGGGTTACTCTCAGCCTACAGCGATTCAAGCACAGGGATGGCCTATTGCACTCAGTGGCAAAGATTTAGTTGCTATTGCCCAAACTGGTTCTGGAAAAACGCTTGGA tatgtaTTGCCAGCAATTGTGCACATTATACATCAGCCACGACTTGGTAATGGCGATGGTCCAATTGCCTTGATCTTAGCTCCGACAAGAGAATTAGCACAACAAATTCAGGAAGTAGCTAATTCTTTTGGAGAGTCAGCAGGTGTAAGAAATACTTGTATTTTTGGTGGTGCACCTAAAGGACCACAAGCACATGATTTAGAGCGGGGTGTTGAAATATGTATCGCTACACCAGGTAGACTTATTGATTTTTTGGAAAGAGGAACAACAAATTTACGCAG ATGTACATACTTAGTATTGGACGAAGCCGACAGAATGTTGGATATGGGTTTTGAAccacaaattaaaaaaataattgaacaaataCGACCTGATAGACAGGTTTTAATGTGGTCAGCCACATGGCCAAAAGAGGTTCGAGCTTTAGCAGAGGACTTTTTGACTGATTATACGCATCTTAATATTGGTTCTTTGACATTATCAGCCAATCACAATATCATTCAAATAGTTGATGTTTGTCAAGAGTTCGAGAAagacttaaaattatatagactGCTTCaagaaattggaaatgaaaaagaaaataagacaATCATTTTTGTTGAAACAAAACGAAAAGTAGATGATATTACTAGAAATATAAGACGTGATGGATGGCAAGCATTAAGTATTCATGGTGATAAAAATCAACAAGAAAGAGATCATGTGTTACAAGAATTTAAAAGTGGAAGAGCTCCTATTCTAGTTGCAACAGATGTGGCTGCTAGAGGTTTag ATGTGGATGAtgttaaatatgtaataaattttgaCTATCCATCATCATCAGAAGATTACATACACAGGATTGGCCGCACTGGTCGAAGAAGGCAAACTGGAACCGCTTATGCATTTTTTACAAGTCATAACATGAAACATGCTGGGGATTTAATAGAAGTATTAAAGGAGGCAGGACAAAATATAAATCCACGACTCACTGAAATGGCCGAGTTGGCAAAATCTGGAAATTATGGAAGTAGAA GTGGTAAACGATTTATGGGCAGCGATAGAAATAATGGTAGAAGAGGGAATATTGATAATAGAGGAAGAGGAGGTCCTTCAAGAGGAAGAGGTGGTAGTAGTGGTCGTGGTGGAAGTTCTTATCCATCTGTTTCAAATAGTTATTCTTCAGATTATGGTagctataataatataaagcaaaataattcAGTTATTCAGAGCTCAGGATATGGTTACAGTACGCAAAGGTCCTATGGACAAAATAATTTAGCGCAAAGTTATGGAGGAGGAGATAATTATGCGAGTACTTATCAGTACAGAGGCGTAACATACTAA
- the LOC116429067 gene encoding putative ATP-dependent RNA helicase DDX5 isoform X2: MNRFGGRGRGISSSIRGGIKGKQPGGTLRKINWDVRSLEPLRKDFYVEHPAVRNRSKEEVYKFRENAEITVKGDDVPNPIQYFEEGNFPPYVLEVIHKQGYSQPTAIQAQGWPIALSGKDLVAIAQTGSGKTLGYVLPAIVHIIHQPRLGNGDGPIALILAPTRELAQQIQEVANSFGESAGVRNTCIFGGAPKGPQAHDLERGVEICIATPGRLIDFLERGTTNLRRCTYLVLDEADRMLDMGFEPQIKKIIEQIRPDRQVLMWSATWPKEVRALAEDFLTDYTHLNIGSLTLSANHNIIQIVDVCQEFEKDLKLYRLLQEIGNEKENKTIIFVETKRKVDDITRNIRRDGWQALSIHGDKNQQERDHVLQEFKSGRAPILVATDVAARGLDVDDVKYVINFDYPSSSEDYIHRIGRTGRRRQTGTAYAFFTSHNMKHAGDLIEVLKEAGQNINPRLTEMAELAKSGNYGSRSGKRFMGSDRNNGRRGNIDNRGRGGPSRGRGGSSGRGGSSYPSVSNSYSSDYGSYNNIKQNNSVIQSSGYGYSTQRSYGQNNLAQSYGGGDNYASTYQYRGVTY, encoded by the exons ATGAACAGATTCGGTGGACGTGGTAGAGGAATTAGTAGTAGTATTCGTGGTGGTATAAAAGGCAAACAGCCTGGTGGAACACTGAGGAAAATTAACTGGGATGTAAGATCTTTGGAACCTTTACGCAAAGATTTTTATGTGGAACATCCTGCAGTTAGAAATAG ATCGAAAgaagaagtatataaatttCGTGAAAATGCTGAAATAACTGTAAAAGGTGATGATGTTCCTAATCCGATTCAATATTTTGAAGAAGGGAACTTCCCTCCTTATGTATTAGAAGTGATACATAAACAGGGTTACTCTCAGCCTACAGCGATTCAAGCACAGGGATGGCCTATTGCACTCAGTGGCAAAGATTTAGTTGCTATTGCCCAAACTGGTTCTGGAAAAACGCTTGGA tatgtaTTGCCAGCAATTGTGCACATTATACATCAGCCACGACTTGGTAATGGCGATGGTCCAATTGCCTTGATCTTAGCTCCGACAAGAGAATTAGCACAACAAATTCAGGAAGTAGCTAATTCTTTTGGAGAGTCAGCAGGTGTAAGAAATACTTGTATTTTTGGTGGTGCACCTAAAGGACCACAAGCACATGATTTAGAGCGGGGTGTTGAAATATGTATCGCTACACCAGGTAGACTTATTGATTTTTTGGAAAGAGGAACAACAAATTTACGCAG ATGTACATACTTAGTATTGGACGAAGCCGACAGAATGTTGGATATGGGTTTTGAAccacaaattaaaaaaataattgaacaaataCGACCTGATAGACAGGTTTTAATGTGGTCAGCCACATGGCCAAAAGAGGTTCGAGCTTTAGCAGAGGACTTTTTGACTGATTATACGCATCTTAATATTGGTTCTTTGACATTATCAGCCAATCACAATATCATTCAAATAGTTGATGTTTGTCAAGAGTTCGAGAAagacttaaaattatatagactGCTTCaagaaattggaaatgaaaaagaaaataagacaATCATTTTTGTTGAAACAAAACGAAAAGTAGATGATATTACTAGAAATATAAGACGTGATGGATGGCAAGCATTAAGTATTCATGGTGATAAAAATCAACAAGAAAGAGATCATGTGTTACAAGAATTTAAAAGTGGAAGAGCTCCTATTCTAGTTGCAACAGATGTGGCTGCTAGAGGTTTag ATGTGGATGAtgttaaatatgtaataaattttgaCTATCCATCATCATCAGAAGATTACATACACAGGATTGGCCGCACTGGTCGAAGAAGGCAAACTGGAACCGCTTATGCATTTTTTACAAGTCATAACATGAAACATGCTGGGGATTTAATAGAAGTATTAAAGGAGGCAGGACAAAATATAAATCCACGACTCACTGAAATGGCCGAGTTGGCAAAATCTGGAAATTATGGAAGTAGAA GTGGTAAACGATTTATGGGCAGCGATAGAAATAATGGTAGAAGAGGGAATATTGATAATAGAGGAAGAGGAGGTCCTTCAAGAGGAAGAGGTGGTAGTAGTGGTCGTGGTGGAAGTTCTTATCCATCTGTTTCAAATAGTTATTCTTCAGATTATGGTagctataataatataaagcaaaataattcAGTTATTCAGAGCTCAGGATATGGTTACAGTACGCAAAGGTCCTATGGACAAAATAATTTAGCGCAAAGTTATGGAGGAGGAGATAATTATGCGAGTACTTATCAGTACAGAGGCGTAACATACTAA
- the LOC116429068 gene encoding RNA-binding region-containing protein 3 isoform X2, translating to MSTETAHISDTLRILHLPQELSDDRRIELFKKYGAIKIHTLRLSKKYTVTYAKFPSQQAATEALLRLHQLNVRGQYLTVEYAKKSITTESTENEIPNDKVTKEEHKKDSTNKSNFQAFLQKLNSWTMNHVFTQPPPPNIYYKYSAPTKSTLIRIAIQLLKEPTFYTQVLHLMNRMNLPPPFEELETEFPMLKKVYDMKKYKDIFNSDTLFHRDNGSDEDAEEEESEIESNEEDNAMQHLEIVPVKRKRLQSTKRLKIPKFVNPAKQITSASSTQKIVKPEDMFESVQRAETKNLKIELKTVDTFLDTLNKEDNTTMKSDSDSGFGLMFPFPKNPETIEDENIEDTRQNVITSKELINNKISANDQRLLPVFKNYHPGKPSNRLYIKNLAKDVEEKDLDFIYQKYVIPHCKTEFQYNVRLMQKGRMKGQAFITLQNIEQAQLALDETNGYILKEKPMVVQFAKAAKC from the exons atgtcaaCTGAAACAGCAcat ATATCTGATACCCTCAGAATTCTTCATTTACCCCAAGAGCTTTCTGATGATCGgcgaattgaattatttaagaaatatggtGCAATTAAAATACATACCTTAAGACTGTCTAAGAAATATACTGTAACTTATGCAAAGTTCCCATCTCAACAAGCAGCCACAGAAGCATTATTGCGTCTGCATCAGTTAAATGTTAGAGGACAATATTTAACAGTTGAATATGCGAAAAAATCCATAACTACTGAAAGcacagaaaatgaaattccaaaTGATAAAGTTACAAAAGAAGAACACAAAAAGGACTCTACAAATAAATCTAATTTTCAAGCTTTCTTACAGAAGTTAAATAGTTGGACGATGAATCATGTTTTTACACAACCACctccaccaaatatatattataaatattcagcaCCAACAAAGAGTACATTAATAAGAATAgctatacaattattaaaagaaccAACTTTTTATACACAG GTTTTACACTTAATGAATAGAATGAATTTGCCTCCTCCATTTGAAGAATTAGAGACAGAATTTCCTATGCTAAAAAAAGTCTatgatatgaaaaaatataaagatatatttaaTAGCGATACATTATTTCATAGAGACAATG GTTCTGATGAAGATGCTGAGGAAGAAGAGTCTGAAATAGAATCGAATGAGGAAGATAATGCAATGCAACATTTAGAAATTGTTCCTGTAAAAAGGAAACGTCTTCAGTCAAcaaaacgtttaaaaattccaaaatttgtTAATCCTGCTAAACAAATTACATCTGCAAGTTCTAcgcaaaagattgtaaaaccgGAAGATATGTTTGAATCGGTACAAAGAGCAGAAacaaaaaatctgaaaattgaattaaaaacagTAGATACATTTCTGGATACTTTAAATAAAGAAGATAATACTACTATGAAAAGTGATAGTGATAGTGGTTTTGGTTTAATGTTTCCATTTCCTAAAAATCCTGAAACCATTGAAGATGAAAACATTGAAGATACTCGACAAAATGTAATTACATCCAAagaactaataaataataaaatttcagctAATG ATCAAAGATTACTtccagtttttaaaaattatcatcCTGGAAAGCCATCAAATCGTTTGTATATAAAGAATCTTGCAAAAGATGTTGAAGAAAAGGATCTAGATTTTATCTATCAAAAATATGTGATACCTCACTGTAAAACAGAATTTCA GTACAATGTACGACTTATGCAGAAGGGTAGAATGAAGGGACAAGCGTTCATTACGTTACAAAATATAGAACAAGCACAATTAGCTCTTGATGAAACAAACGGTTATATTTTAAAAGAGAAACCAATGGTTGTGCAATTTGCTAAAGCAGCAAAATGTTAG